In Chryseobacterium lactis, a single genomic region encodes these proteins:
- a CDS encoding RNA polymerase sigma factor: MPQKEKESIISQTVSNYGGKLMSYIRPKVKNTEDAEDILQEVWYQFSSLTNLSEIVNVGGWLYRVTANKITDRYRKKKTENLEDFVYEDEDGSFSIKDILLMDDSAGPEVKMFQDEIWKKLFEALDELPEKQRLVYVENELNDKTLQEIANEQGENIKTIISRKNYAVKHLRNRLRKLYEDLKS, from the coding sequence ATGCCACAAAAGGAGAAAGAAAGCATCATCTCACAAACCGTTTCCAACTACGGAGGGAAGCTGATGTCGTATATTCGTCCCAAAGTGAAAAACACTGAGGATGCGGAAGATATTCTGCAGGAGGTGTGGTATCAGTTCAGCAGTCTTACCAATCTTTCTGAGATTGTGAATGTAGGGGGCTGGCTGTATAGGGTGACGGCAAATAAGATCACTGACCGTTACCGTAAAAAGAAAACAGAAAATCTTGAAGACTTTGTCTATGAAGATGAAGACGGAAGTTTTTCTATCAAAGATATCTTGTTGATGGATGATAGCGCAGGCCCTGAGGTAAAAATGTTTCAGGATGAAATCTGGAAAAAGCTGTTTGAAGCCCTTGATGAACTTCCGGAAAAGCAAAGGCTGGTCTACGTAGAAAACGAACTGAACGACAAAACCCTCCAGGAGATTGCCAATGAACAGGGAGAAAACATCAAAACCATCATCAGCAGGAAAAATTATGCTGTGAAGCATTTAAGAAACAGATTGAGAAAGTTATACGAAGATTTAAAAAGTTAG
- a CDS encoding S9 family peptidase: MNLNSKIFGTAYIVLSSIMINAQNSTAKLPGDPTLPSSKASLEKLVSYDKGNFKYKVEDYFARPKASAFKISPDGKYLSYKEKDKDSKNHVYVKELSTGKITKAIVEKDDLIKSYGWLNKNRLFYTQDKGGNENIHLYAADVDGNNLKDLTPFDGITLGAIIPIKDTDFVVVTMNKNNKQIFEPYKINFVTGETTQLYENKDVNSPIDNYIFDKDGNLRGYTILENGLTNKTYYKDLQTGKFNLIQSTDWSNTFGIIRFNDNSKNKDEAYVITDLDSDKTRIVLYDLKKNAVIKEVYSNPVYDVSSISVAGKNRNYELDYISYEGTKGETVPVSKFYKEIDNKLKSQFKDQEFGIVSSDDNNDKLLVVVASDKLYGTYYEYDTKTKELKLLYNLMPQLKESDMAEMRPIEFKSRDGLTIRGYITLPKAALEGKKVPLIVNPHGGPQGIRDHWGFNPETQLFASRGYATLQVNFRISGGYGKEFQKSGYKQIGRKAMDDVEDGVKYAISQGWIDKDKVAIYGGSHGGYATLMGLIKTPDLYACGVDYVGVSNIFTFFSSFPEYWKPYKEMVKQIWYDLDNPEEAKIAKEVSPVFQIDKIKKPLFVVQGANDPRVNINESDQIVKAMRAKGFEVPYMVKYDEGHGFGKEPNRIELYKAMLGFFAENFNK, encoded by the coding sequence ATGAATCTTAATTCCAAAATTTTCGGTACGGCTTATATCGTACTTTCTTCGATTATGATTAACGCACAAAATTCTACAGCTAAACTGCCTGGAGACCCTACCTTACCTTCTTCCAAAGCCAGTCTTGAGAAACTGGTTTCTTACGACAAAGGAAATTTCAAATATAAAGTTGAAGATTATTTTGCCAGACCAAAAGCTTCAGCATTTAAAATATCTCCTGATGGTAAATACCTTTCCTATAAAGAAAAAGATAAGGACAGTAAAAATCATGTCTACGTTAAAGAGCTTAGTACCGGAAAGATAACGAAAGCCATTGTTGAAAAGGATGATCTGATCAAAAGTTATGGATGGTTGAACAAAAATCGTTTATTCTATACCCAGGACAAAGGAGGGAATGAAAACATTCATCTTTATGCTGCTGATGTTGACGGAAATAACCTTAAGGATCTGACGCCGTTTGACGGAATTACTCTGGGAGCCATCATACCTATAAAAGATACTGATTTTGTTGTCGTAACAATGAACAAAAACAATAAGCAGATCTTTGAGCCGTATAAAATCAATTTTGTAACCGGTGAGACGACGCAACTGTATGAGAATAAAGATGTCAATAGCCCAATTGACAATTATATCTTTGATAAAGACGGAAACCTGAGAGGGTATACTATTCTGGAAAACGGATTGACCAACAAAACATATTATAAAGACCTGCAAACGGGTAAATTTAATCTTATTCAATCGACAGATTGGTCGAATACTTTTGGTATTATCAGATTCAATGACAATTCTAAAAACAAGGATGAAGCGTATGTTATCACCGATTTGGATAGCGACAAAACCAGAATTGTTTTATATGATCTGAAGAAAAATGCGGTCATTAAAGAAGTTTATTCCAACCCGGTATATGATGTAAGCTCTATAAGTGTTGCCGGTAAAAACAGGAATTATGAACTTGATTACATCAGTTATGAAGGTACAAAAGGAGAAACGGTTCCGGTAAGTAAATTTTACAAGGAAATTGATAACAAATTAAAATCTCAGTTTAAAGATCAGGAATTTGGCATCGTTTCTTCCGATGACAATAATGATAAACTTTTGGTTGTTGTTGCCAGTGATAAATTATATGGAACATATTACGAATACGATACCAAAACAAAGGAGCTGAAACTGCTGTACAATCTGATGCCACAACTTAAAGAAAGTGATATGGCAGAGATGAGACCCATTGAGTTTAAAAGCAGAGACGGATTGACCATCCGTGGATATATTACTTTACCTAAAGCCGCTTTGGAGGGTAAAAAAGTACCATTAATTGTAAATCCTCACGGTGGACCACAAGGAATCAGAGATCATTGGGGTTTCAATCCCGAAACACAATTGTTTGCAAGCAGAGGCTATGCTACTCTTCAGGTGAATTTCAGAATTTCGGGTGGCTATGGAAAAGAATTCCAGAAATCCGGATATAAGCAAATCGGAAGAAAAGCAATGGATGATGTAGAAGACGGAGTAAAATATGCCATCAGCCAGGGATGGATTGACAAAGATAAAGTAGCTATCTATGGGGGTAGTCATGGTGGATATGCAACATTAATGGGATTAATTAAAACCCCGGATTTATACGCTTGTGGAGTTGATTATGTAGGAGTATCCAACATTTTTACATTTTTCAGTTCGTTCCCGGAATATTGGAAACCTTACAAAGAAATGGTAAAACAGATCTGGTATGACCTTGATAATCCTGAAGAAGCTAAAATAGCCAAAGAAGTATCACCGGTATTTCAGATTGATAAAATCAAAAAGCCATTGTTTGTGGTACAGGGTGCCAATGACCCAAGGGTAAACATCAATGAGTCTGATCAGATCGTGAAGGCGATGCGTGCCAAGGGATTTGAAGTTCCTTATATGGTAAAATATGATGAAGGACACGGATTCGGAAAAGAACCCAACAGAATTGAATTGTATAAGGCAATGCTTGGATTCTTTGCGGAAAATTTTAATAAGTAA
- a CDS encoding DoxX family protein, translated as MKLLVVLFGTFILALLGTTVFHGKPDFLFSGNLGMAVFIIFTGFSHFKFQKGMAMMIPDFMPGKMFWVYATGVLEIAAGIGLMIPSIREMTAILLIIFYLLVFIANINSSRKNINIFKADHTGPGMRYLYVQRIPMQIILIAWTWYFGIYLH; from the coding sequence ATGAAATTATTAGTAGTCCTATTTGGTACATTTATTCTGGCTTTGCTGGGAACAACAGTGTTTCACGGAAAGCCGGATTTTTTATTTTCAGGAAATCTGGGAATGGCTGTTTTTATTATATTCACCGGTTTTTCACATTTTAAATTCCAGAAAGGAATGGCTATGATGATTCCTGATTTTATGCCGGGTAAAATGTTCTGGGTTTATGCTACCGGAGTTTTGGAAATTGCTGCAGGAATAGGCTTGATGATCCCTTCTATCAGGGAAATGACGGCCATCTTACTTATTATTTTTTACCTGTTGGTATTTATAGCCAACATCAATTCTTCCAGGAAAAATATTAATATCTTCAAGGCTGATCATACCGGCCCCGGAATGAGATATCTGTATGTTCAAAGAATTCCCATGCAAATTATTCTAATAGCGTGGACCTGGTACTTCGGAATCTATTTACATTAA
- a CDS encoding SRPBCC family protein, with amino-acid sequence METLSYETVIDAPMQKVWDILWNPETYSKWTQYFGTGSIMKSDWKVGGKTYFLNAKGEGMVSTIDSLDEPNQIVFKHLGMVDKDGNEDTQSKEVMEWNGSFEKYFLIDFGGKTKLHTEVQVEKEWQDHMDTGFTKGLMVVKSLAEGVSFGAV; translated from the coding sequence ATGGAAACCCTATCGTATGAAACAGTAATCGATGCTCCCATGCAGAAAGTCTGGGACATATTGTGGAATCCTGAAACGTATAGTAAATGGACCCAGTATTTTGGTACGGGATCAATCATGAAATCTGACTGGAAAGTTGGCGGGAAAACTTATTTTCTGAATGCCAAAGGAGAAGGAATGGTTTCAACAATTGATAGCCTCGATGAACCTAACCAGATTGTTTTTAAACATCTGGGAATGGTAGATAAAGACGGAAATGAGGACACTCAAAGCAAAGAAGTTATGGAGTGGAATGGTTCTTTTGAAAAGTATTTTTTAATTGATTTTGGCGGAAAAACCAAACTCCATACTGAAGTTCAGGTTGAAAAAGAATGGCAGGATCATATGGATACAGGCTTTACAAAAGGATTAATGGTCGTTAAAAGCCTGGCGGAAGGAGTGAGCTTTGGCGCAGTCTGA
- a CDS encoding SRPBCC family protein yields MEYLSYEIEINAEPEKVWSVLWGEITYKQWTTAFMEGSFYEGTLEENNIIKFLDPKHNGMYSRVEKVIPNEEIKFLHLGEIYEGIEVAKDWGDATESYFLEENDEGTLLKTKIQTPAEFKDFFEEKFPKALLIVKHLSENQL; encoded by the coding sequence ATGGAATATTTGTCATACGAAATTGAAATCAATGCAGAACCGGAAAAAGTATGGAGCGTTCTTTGGGGAGAGATCACTTATAAACAATGGACAACAGCTTTTATGGAAGGTTCTTTTTATGAAGGAACATTAGAAGAGAATAATATCATTAAGTTTTTGGATCCTAAGCATAATGGAATGTACAGCAGGGTTGAAAAAGTGATTCCCAATGAGGAAATAAAATTTCTGCATCTCGGAGAAATTTATGAAGGTATTGAAGTTGCTAAAGATTGGGGAGATGCCACAGAATCTTATTTTCTTGAGGAAAATGATGAAGGTACGCTGTTGAAAACAAAAATTCAGACTCCGGCGGAATTTAAAGATTTCTTTGAAGAAAAGTTTCCTAAAGCATTACTTATTGTCAAGCATCTTTCAGAAAATCAGCTTTAA
- a CDS encoding VOC family protein gives MNNDIFPCLWYDGDAKQSAEFYCKVFGGEITADTPVVMNIDLFGQRIMLLNGGAQFKKNASISFMVICDTEDELQKYWDQLLEGGMALMELGSYSWSKKYGWVQDQYGVSWQLFLGEKSGDQKIVPTLMFIHENDGKAREAMELYTRTFPNSKIGNILTYGEGSEGHGAQEPAENVQHAQFSINNYSLYCMDNSYDHQFDFNEGISLVVMTDDQQQTDHYWNTLTNDGGRESMCGWLKDKYGLSWQIVPKRLIQLMNDSNQEKAYKVVQAMMKMQKIIIQDLEDAYNS, from the coding sequence ATGAATAACGATATTTTCCCATGTCTCTGGTATGACGGAGATGCAAAACAATCCGCAGAATTTTATTGTAAGGTTTTTGGAGGTGAAATTACTGCGGATACCCCTGTTGTTATGAATATTGACCTATTCGGGCAAAGAATAATGCTGTTAAACGGTGGCGCTCAGTTCAAGAAAAATGCTTCCATTTCTTTCATGGTAATCTGTGATACAGAAGATGAACTCCAGAAATATTGGGATCAATTGTTGGAAGGTGGAATGGCTTTGATGGAACTGGGCTCTTATTCATGGAGTAAAAAATACGGTTGGGTACAAGATCAGTATGGAGTTTCCTGGCAGCTATTTCTGGGCGAAAAATCAGGTGATCAAAAAATAGTTCCTACATTAATGTTTATCCATGAAAATGATGGTAAAGCCAGAGAAGCTATGGAACTTTATACCAGAACTTTTCCCAACTCAAAGATTGGGAATATTTTAACTTACGGTGAAGGAAGTGAAGGACATGGAGCACAGGAACCGGCGGAAAATGTACAGCATGCTCAGTTTAGCATAAACAATTATAGCTTGTATTGTATGGATAATTCCTACGATCATCAGTTTGATTTTAATGAAGGTATTTCTTTGGTAGTAATGACTGATGATCAGCAGCAAACAGATCACTATTGGAATACCCTCACCAACGACGGAGGAAGAGAAAGCATGTGTGGTTGGTTAAAAGATAAATATGGATTAAGCTGGCAAATTGTTCCCAAAAGATTGATTCAGTTAATGAATGATTCGAATCAGGAAAAAGCCTATAAAGTGGTGCAGGCAATGATGAAGATGCAGAAAATTATTATACAGGATTTAGAAGACGCTTATAATTCTTAA
- a CDS encoding helix-hairpin-helix domain-containing protein, with amino-acid sequence MSKSLNSIYALNYDSKDEFLQDIIAIPARKSLGKEKIDSLEKLSDYSEKEIMQLHGFGKNTMVKLKNHMKENQVFFKEA; translated from the coding sequence ATGTCAAAGAGTTTAAACTCCATTTATGCGCTTAATTATGATTCTAAAGATGAATTTCTTCAGGATATAATTGCCATACCGGCAAGGAAATCTCTGGGAAAAGAAAAAATAGATTCTTTGGAAAAGCTGTCGGATTATTCTGAAAAAGAAATTATGCAGTTGCATGGTTTTGGGAAAAATACGATGGTGAAACTGAAGAATCATATGAAAGAGAATCAGGTATTTTTTAAAGAAGCATAA
- a CDS encoding SRPBCC family protein → MDPITIDITILAPAEKVWNYFNEPKHIMKWNFAHESWQCPSSENDLRVGGKFKNRMEAKDKSFGFDFEGTYDEIIPQEKIKYHIADGRKVEVIFEKIDENTTKVIEIFDPEKQNSVEMQREGWYAILNNFHKYVENH, encoded by the coding sequence ATGGATCCAATTACAATCGACATTACAATTTTAGCACCGGCAGAAAAGGTTTGGAATTACTTTAACGAGCCTAAACATATTATGAAATGGAATTTTGCCCATGAAAGCTGGCAGTGCCCTAGTTCTGAAAATGACCTTCGGGTAGGCGGGAAATTCAAAAACAGAATGGAAGCAAAAGATAAAAGCTTCGGATTTGATTTTGAAGGAACGTACGACGAAATTATTCCTCAGGAAAAAATAAAATATCATATTGCAGACGGAAGAAAAGTGGAAGTGATTTTCGAAAAAATCGACGAGAATACAACGAAAGTTATTGAAATTTTTGATCCCGAAAAACAAAATTCTGTGGAGATGCAGCGAGAAGGGTGGTATGCCATTCTCAATAATTTTCACAAATACGTTGAGAACCACTAA
- a CDS encoding VOC family protein, with the protein MAKLNPYLNFDGTAEEAFNFYKTVFGGEFVGEIHKMGNAPGTENLSEEEKNRVMHIALPIGGDLLMASDIVPGFGQTLTVGNNNYVSIFPDSRDEAERLFKGLSDGGNVEMPLEDQFWGDYFGSFQDKYGVHWMVNYNDEYTK; encoded by the coding sequence ATGGCTAAATTAAATCCGTACTTAAATTTCGATGGAACAGCTGAAGAAGCATTCAATTTTTACAAGACCGTATTCGGGGGAGAATTTGTGGGCGAAATTCATAAAATGGGAAATGCTCCGGGTACAGAAAATCTTTCAGAAGAAGAAAAAAACAGAGTCATGCATATTGCACTACCAATCGGAGGAGATCTTCTGATGGCGTCAGATATCGTTCCGGGATTTGGACAAACTCTGACCGTGGGAAATAACAATTATGTATCTATTTTCCCTGATTCAAGAGACGAGGCAGAAAGACTTTTCAAAGGACTTTCAGATGGAGGAAATGTAGAAATGCCGCTTGAAGACCAGTTTTGGGGCGATTATTTCGGAAGCTTCCAGGATAAGTACGGCGTTCATTGGATGGTGAATTATAATGACGAATACACAAAATAA
- a CDS encoding alpha/beta fold hydrolase, translated as MNPVEKGYKHVNGIEMYYEIYGSGKPLVLIHGGGSSILFDFKEVIERLQHQFQLIGVDLQNHGRSEHRDIPETFEQDAHDVVALLAELNIDYASFWGFSNGGNTVMQIAYRYPEVVENLVVASAFYKKNGMMDGFFESMQEARLDSMPEPLKINFLNLNPDFSKLENLFDKDSKRMQTFEDWDDKVLTSIQCPTLFISGDKDVMKPEHTVAMWRLVEGSQLMILPGVHGAYMMADFEGFVDKNKIDFTTQEVEKFLHKN; from the coding sequence ATGAATCCGGTTGAAAAAGGCTATAAACATGTGAACGGAATCGAGATGTATTATGAAATCTATGGTTCCGGAAAACCACTGGTATTAATTCACGGTGGAGGTTCTTCTATTTTATTCGATTTCAAAGAAGTTATTGAAAGGTTGCAGCATCAATTTCAGCTTATTGGAGTAGACCTGCAAAATCATGGAAGAAGCGAACATCGTGACATCCCTGAAACTTTTGAACAGGATGCTCATGATGTAGTAGCTCTTTTGGCTGAACTGAATATTGACTACGCTTCGTTCTGGGGATTCAGTAATGGAGGGAACACCGTAATGCAGATAGCGTATCGTTATCCCGAAGTAGTAGAAAATCTGGTAGTGGCTTCAGCATTTTATAAAAAAAACGGAATGATGGATGGTTTCTTTGAATCGATGCAGGAAGCGAGGTTAGATTCTATGCCTGAACCGCTGAAAATAAATTTTTTAAATCTCAATCCGGATTTTTCGAAACTGGAGAACCTTTTTGATAAAGACAGCAAGAGAATGCAGACTTTTGAAGACTGGGATGATAAGGTTTTAACTTCAATACAATGTCCCACATTATTTATCAGTGGAGATAAGGACGTTATGAAACCTGAACATACAGTTGCCATGTGGCGTTTGGTGGAAGGCTCTCAGCTTATGATTCTTCCTGGCGTTCACGGAGCGTATATGATGGCAGATTTCGAGGGGTTTGTCGATAAAAATAAAATTGATTTTACCACTCAGGAAGTAGAAAAATTTTTACATAAAAATTAA
- a CDS encoding VOC family protein: MKINQIYVNLPVKDVQKTRSFWTKLGFSINEQFSNDKAICVIMEEDHIYTMFLKEEFFQTFTNRPFAKGDTTQVLLAIGVSSRDEVDRMVKTAIENGGSKYSEPNDQGWMYQSAFADIDGHQWEIMYGDLSQLPSE; the protein is encoded by the coding sequence ATGAAAATTAACCAGATTTACGTCAATTTACCTGTAAAGGACGTACAAAAGACCAGATCATTCTGGACGAAGCTCGGCTTCTCTATCAATGAACAATTCTCAAATGATAAAGCAATATGTGTAATCATGGAAGAAGATCATATCTACACCATGTTTTTGAAAGAAGAATTTTTCCAGACTTTTACCAACAGACCTTTTGCTAAAGGTGATACTACCCAGGTTCTTCTTGCTATAGGGGTTAGCAGCCGTGATGAAGTAGATCGAATGGTAAAAACGGCCATCGAAAACGGAGGATCAAAATACAGTGAACCAAACGATCAGGGATGGATGTATCAAAGTGCTTTTGCAGATATCGACGGACATCAGTGGGAAATAATGTATGGAGATCTTTCTCAACTGCCATCAGAATAA
- a CDS encoding VOC family protein: MASRLSFNLGNFGLKFNTKNYKMKANQIYVNLPVKDVQKTKEFWTKLGFSINEQFSDDKAACVVMKEDSIYVMFLVEEYFRTFIDRPVAPANTTQVLVAIGLNSREEVDHVVNTALQNGASQHEEPEDYGWMYQNSFWDINGHGWNITFADPSQMPAQ, encoded by the coding sequence ATGGCAAGTAGACTTTCATTCAACCTTGGTAATTTTGGTTTAAAGTTTAACACTAAAAATTACAAAATGAAAGCCAATCAAATCTATGTAAACCTTCCCGTAAAAGATGTGCAGAAAACAAAAGAATTCTGGACTAAGCTAGGGTTTTCCATCAATGAACAATTTTCAGATGACAAAGCAGCATGCGTTGTGATGAAAGAAGACAGTATCTATGTCATGTTTCTTGTAGAAGAATATTTCAGGACTTTTATCGACAGGCCTGTTGCTCCGGCTAATACGACTCAGGTTCTTGTTGCTATTGGCCTGAACAGCCGCGAAGAAGTTGATCATGTAGTAAATACTGCCTTGCAAAATGGTGCGTCACAACATGAAGAGCCTGAAGATTACGGATGGATGTATCAAAACTCTTTCTGGGATATCAACGGGCATGGCTGGAATATAACGTTTGCCGATCCTTCTCAAATGCCGGCACAATAA
- a CDS encoding Crp/Fnr family transcriptional regulator: protein MTNKSLEICYDFPFFLQEELDEIFQAHEKTSFQKGDFILEEGKTANEYYILDSGLARSFVNDFNGNEVTTHFFVENEVIIEVLSMFQRIPSQENIVCITDCECWKLDYDTFQELFHKIPNLREWGRSWMSKELFDYKQRSVEMFTLSATRRYLNLLEQKSKVVQFAPLKQIASYLGVTDTSLSRIRKEIVSHPKKN from the coding sequence ATGACTAATAAATCCCTGGAAATATGCTACGATTTTCCGTTTTTTCTTCAAGAAGAACTTGACGAAATATTTCAGGCTCATGAGAAAACATCATTTCAGAAAGGAGATTTTATCCTGGAAGAAGGCAAAACAGCCAATGAATACTATATTTTAGATAGTGGCCTTGCCCGTTCTTTTGTCAATGATTTTAACGGAAACGAAGTAACCACTCACTTTTTTGTAGAAAATGAAGTAATCATCGAAGTTCTTTCCATGTTTCAAAGAATACCGTCTCAGGAAAACATCGTTTGTATTACAGATTGTGAATGCTGGAAACTTGATTATGATACATTCCAGGAATTATTTCATAAAATCCCCAACCTTAGAGAATGGGGAAGATCATGGATGTCTAAAGAGCTTTTCGATTATAAACAAAGATCTGTGGAGATGTTTACCCTTTCCGCGACAAGAAGATACCTCAATCTGCTGGAACAAAAATCCAAAGTTGTACAATTTGCCCCTTTGAAGCAGATCGCTTCCTATCTGGGTGTTACAGATACATCTCTAAGCCGCATCCGTAAGGAAATTGTGTCTCATCCCAAGAAAAATTAA